One window of the Podospora pseudopauciseta strain CBS 411.78 chromosome 4, whole genome shotgun sequence genome contains the following:
- the POT1 gene encoding 3-ketoacyl-CoA thiolase with broad chain length specificity (COG:I; EggNog:ENOG503NUEC) translates to MGALDRLSQLGNQISGGASAGGKAKLLEKNPDDQIVVTAALRTAITRGGKGSFKDTAAADLMAGALKSIIERSKINPALVEDIVVGTVLAPGGGATEMRAAALVAGFPDSTAVHTLNRQCSSGLQACVDIANAIRSGQIEVGIGAGVESMSTQYGPGAVTEFSELLESHPEAANCKVPMGVLSEQMAKAKGVTRAVQDQFAAASFQKAVKAQKAGLFKEEIAPLKVKYEDPKSGETKEIVVDKDDGIREGVTVESLGKIRAAFAKDGSIHAGNASQVSDGAAAVLLMKRSTAEKLGQTILGKYVNASIVGVPPLLMGLGPWKAIPKVFELTGITKEDVDIFEINEAFASQCLFCANELGIPAEKINPKGGAIAFGHPLGCTGARQVSTLLYELKRTNQKIGVTSMCIGTGMGMAAVWVAE, encoded by the exons ATGGGTG CTCTCGACAGACTTTCTCAGCTGGGCAACCAGATCTCCGGCGGCGCCTCCGCAGGCGGCAAGGCCAAGCTCCTGGAGAAGAACCCCGATGAT CAGATTGTCGTTACCGCTGCCCTCCGGACGGCCATCACAAGAGGTGGAAAGGGTAGCTTCAAGGACacagccgccgccgacctGATGGCTGGTGCCCTCAAGTCCATCATCGAGCGCTCCAAGATCAACCCCGCCCTGGTCGAGGATATCGTTGTCGGCACCGTCCTCGCCCCCGGTGGTGGCGCCACCGAGATGCGCGCTGCCGCTCTCGTTGCCGGCTTCCCCGACTCCACCGCCGTCCACACCCTCAACCGCCAGTGCTCTTCCGGTCTCCAGGCCTGTGTTGATATTGCCAACGCCATCCGCTCCGGCCAGATCGAGGTCGGCATCGGCGCCGGTGTCGAGTCCATGTCCACTCAGTATGGCCCCGGCGCCGTGACCGAGTTCTCCGAGCTCCTCGAGAGCCACCCCGAGGCTGCCAACTGCAAGGTCCCCATGGGTGTCCTCTCTGAGCAGatggccaaggccaagggcGTCACCCGTGCCGTCCAGGATCAGTTCGCTGCCGCCTCCTTCCAGAAGGCCGTCAAGGCCCAGAAGGCTGGTCTCTTCAAGGAGGAGATCGCTCCCCTCAAGGTCAAGTACGAGGACCCCAAGTCCGGCGAGACCAAGGAGATTGTCGTCGACAAGGACGATGGCATCCGCGAGGGTGTCACCGTCGAGTCCCTCGGCAAGATCCGTGCTGCCTTCGCCAAGGACGGCAGCATCCATGCCGGCAACGCCTCCCAGGTTTCCGacggtgccgccgccgttctCCTCATGAAGCGCTCCACCGCCGAGAAGCTCGGCCAGACCATCCTCGGCAAGTACGTCAACGCTTCCATCGTTGGTGTGCCCCCTCTTCTCATGGGTCTCGGCCCCTGGAAGGCCATCCCCAAGGTGTTCGAGCTCACTGGCATCACCAAGGAGGACGTTGACATCTTTGAGATCAACGAGGCTTTCGCCTCTCAGTGCCTCTTCTGCGCCAACGAGCTTGGCATCCCTGCTGAGAAGATCAACCCCAAGGGTGGTGCCATTGCTTTCGGCCACCCTCTCGGCTGCACCGGTGCCAGACAGGTGTCCACTCTCCTCTATGAGCTCAAGAGGACAAACCAGAAGATTGGTGTCACTTCCATGTGCATTGGTACTGGTATGGGTATGGCTGCTGTCTGGGTTGCCGAGTaa
- a CDS encoding hypothetical protein (EggNog:ENOG503P4D7; COG:K; antiSMASH:Cluster_6) — protein MARENNEAPGAGQSKRPSMIHFDSSDQTQQHTAVQPHHRVKSQKHIVGGGSRLHARVPSSKGLHKHHGGATASTTKLNNHHRQHGSGSISPDKDGEGLTLVSKRHHHRRATSELKLTGDATTSSNHIQKNVSQTNLKRNRSQADVGKKSKSTTSLHRHTVSNPNVNKLKSSRGGSKVHFNLGDDEQEDDSQDDGEWVDASTSASPLLSRRGSTIGGNGQPTNPNPPPPPPTNEIQNKQLPTVVASPPSPTSHRDIASKQQAPPESGSGLHSADSSFTRNATLANTITSRILSRAPSQGAAPKMSTEIAVAPRPPAPRLPSAPPTRPGSSQRMSPGEASLMQLAGGVGPRLGSSGRAELLTSRFVGGSSQEPGSGIAADSFIIAAAANKEGVSRAALGSKADAGIPRRPRSMGSLSHAHEQLNGGRYDQQQHTDDEEGVQHQSNGARTRRNGNGYVVPRDMNRTQQKLNLQRASSGLEPTASGQAMVPVGGGGAPSLLMGAAGGGGGVASNYGTANPKHGKILEKTGMQYLSVRRHQNPIARSVARIWQLPGMEIKAQRIPPPSRAASTRRGDLGRLAVEAGGTRPPSRAASGLRVGESAASSLGTDDGLGGGNGGGGGKGRLSGASLVDGGNDAATRAQLEMMWNQSMDLSASQE, from the coding sequence ATGGCGAGAGAGAATAATGAGGCGCCGGGTGCCGGCCAATCAAAACGGCCATCCATGATTCATTTCGACAGCAGTGACcaaacacaacaacacaccgCGGTGCAACCGCATCACCGTGTCAAGAGCCAAAAGCACATTGTGGGTGGTGGCTCACGGCTGCATGCGCGAGTGCCGTCTTCCAAGGGTCTTCACAAGCACCACGGTGGTGCAACAGCCTCAACGACCAAACTGAACAATCACCACCGACAACACGGCAGCGGCTCGATTTCACCAGATAAAGACGGGGAGGGACTGACTTTGGTGTCGAAacgtcaccaccatcgccgagCAACCTCGGAGCTGAAGCTCACCGGGGATGCTACCACGTCATCCAATCACATACAAAAGAACGTGTCGCAGACGAACCTGAAGCGCAATCGGTCCCAGGCGGATgtggggaagaagagcaagtCTACGACGAGTCTGCATCGACATACCGTCTCGAATCCAAACGTGAACAAACTCAAATCTTCGCGGGGGGGTTCCAAGGTTCATTTTAATCTGGGAGACGACGAGCAGGAAGACGATAGTCAGGACGACGGGGAATGGGTTGATGCTAGCACTTCTGCTTCACCGTTGCTTTCGAGACGAGGTTCTACTATTGGTGGGAACGGACAGCCGACGAATCcgaatcctcctcctcctcccccgacgAACGAAATACAGAATAAGCAACTACCTACAGTTGTAGCGTCGCCTCCGTCTCCCACGTCGCATAGAGATATTGCGAGTAAACAACAGGCGCCGCCCGAGAGTGGGAGCGGACTGCATAGTGCGGACAGTAGTTTTACCCGGAACGCTACGCTGGCTAATACGATTACTTCACGGATATTGTCCAGGGCTCCTTCTCAGGGTGCTGCGCCGAAGATGTCGACCGAGATTGCTGTTGCGCCTAGGCCGCCGGCGCCGAGACTGCCGTCTGCTCCGCCTACACGGCCGGGTTCGTCACAGAGGATGTCGCCCGGGGAGGCGAGTCTGATGCAGTTAGCGGGGGGGGTGGGACCCAGACTTGGGAGCAGCGGGAGGGCGGAGCTGCTCACGTCGAGGTTTGTGGGTGGGAGCAGCCAGGAGCCCGGCTCGGGCATAGCGGCTGACTCTTTTAtcattgctgctgctgcgaacAAGGAGGGTGTTTCTCGAGCTGCGCTGGGCAGCAAGGCGGACGCTGGTATCCCGCGTCGGCCGCGGTCGATGGGGAGTCTGTCGCATGCGCATGAGCAGCTTAATGGGGGGAGATAtgatcaacagcaacatactgacgacgaggaaggggTTCAACACCAGTCTAATGGGGCGAGGACAAGGCGCAACGGAAACGGCTATGTAGTGCCGCGGGATATGAACCGGACGCAGCAGAAGCTGAATCTGCAACGGGCCAGCTCGGGATTGGAGCCGACTGCTTCGGGCCAGGCGATGGTgcctgttggtggtggaggtgcaCCAAGCCTGCTCATGGGAGCtgccgggggtggtgggggggttgcttCGAATTATGGGACGGCGAACCCGAAGCATGGGAAGATTTTGGAGAAGACGGGGATGCAGTATTTGAGCGTCAGACGGCATCAGAACCCGATTGCGAGGTCGGTGGCGAGGATTTGGCAGCTGCCTGGGATGGAGATCAAGGCGCAGAGGATCCCGCCGCCTAGTCGGGCTGCGAGCACTAGAAGAGGAgatttggggaggttggctgTTGAAGCAGGGGGCACTAGGCCACCGAGTAGAGCGGCCAGCgggttgagggttggggagagcGCGGCGAGCAGTTTGGGGactgatgatgggttgggtggtggtaacggaggtggtggtggaaaggggaGACTGAGCGGTGCCAGTCTGGTGGATGGCGGGAACGATGCCGCGACGAGGGCGCAGCTGGAGATGATGTGGAATCAGAGCATGGATTTGAGCGCGAGCCAGGAATAG
- a CDS encoding hypothetical protein (EggNog:ENOG503NX2S; COG:T; antiSMASH:Cluster_6), whose amino-acid sequence MARHQPMSMEAMLDEERREVLALLEGPQASRPSRAPSSIGGRSPSPFTPRSPVRSMLDIAPVRSMLDVDTPPPAPVRSMLDVDSPPSQKHVLSTPSSPIEHTGSRSLLAPAPSGHPRSMSDAAMRPADFGPRANPRHDPTLDYQFGGIITNHAGAAMPKRVTMGGKRSSAMAEVMRGNDVSGLVLPGDRGRHSIAGPAYSSRKAGNKSKSPTNRLGVRSHSPALLGRNLSPAGRAMLGDNQTVDYNNAYRRLSDAALARSGGSLGELGRRKKSDDGSSNGRLAKDYLGPDGEFVEESSDDSGGNSSEEDERGRKAARSFDKKPQGSSESPEAKRQVRSLLAAAEEERIHVASSQPAHKYRSLLDEPSITVTNPSGEKERVKHSSKNVIHPATSFDTPPSGTHTPMYTDTEEDISDIKRAQKMSFAMTQVMETPESHRTIQIITRGDYAKLVKDAEEEHRPARKYLVATDMSDESTHALEWAIGTVLRDGDTLLAIYCVDEDAGIEANPNSVVPDESKAMKEQAAAITAVTNNTRQPATPGGTALPLRISSLGHQASEVSLSPAPSSMERSKAEEERYRAVKDIGDRAMKLLRKTRLQVRVIVEVLHCKNPKHLITEVIDLVNPTVILGSFSNYLVTKSSVPVMVARKKLRKQSKYKKIAAGASQHQVNNINNPTARSLAQAKID is encoded by the exons ATGGCTAGGCACCAACCAATGTCGATGGAGGCGATGCTCGACGAAGAGCGGAGGGAAGTGCTTGCGCTGCTCGAGGGGCCCCAAGCATCACGACCAAGCAGAGCCCCAAGCAGCATAGGAGGCCGGTCGCCATCTCCCTTCACGCCGCGATCCCCAGTGCGGTCCATGTTAGACATTG CGCCTGTTAGAAGCATGCTCGATGTCgacacccctcctcccgcgcCAGTACGAAGCATGTTGGATGTGGACTCCCCACCAAGCCAGAAGCATGTTCTTAGCACACCCTCTTCGCCAATCGAACACACCGGCTCTCGAAGCCTTCTTGCCCCAGCCCCGTCTGGGCACCCCCGGAGCATGTCCGATGCCGCCATGAGACCCGCCGACTTTGGCCCCCGGGCCAACCCTCGACACGACCCAACACTCGACTACCAATTTGGAGGAATCATCACAAACCATGCAGGCGCCGCCATGCCGAAAAGAGTGACGATGGGCGGGAAGCGCTCCAGCGCCATGGCAGAAGTTATGAGAGGCAACGATGTGTCGGGGCTTGTTCTCCCTGGCGATCGTGGCCGTCACTCGATTGCTGGACCGGCGTACAGCAGCCGAAAAGCCGGGAACAAATCCAAGTCTCCCACCAACAGACTAGGGGTGCGCTCTCACTCGCCTGCCTTGCTCGGGCGAAATCTCAGCCCGGCCGGGCGCGCCATGCTTGGGGATAACCAGACTGTCGACTACAACAATGCGTACCGCCGCTTATCAGATGCCGCCTTGGCTAGGTCCGGGGGCTCGCTGGGTGAGCtcgggagaaggaagaagtCGGATGATGGGTCTAGTAACGGCAGACTCGCCAAGGACTATCTGGGACCTGATGGGGAGTTTGTCGAGGAAAGCAGTGACGATAGCGGAGGAAACTCTTCGGAGGAAGACGAGCGGGGTAGGAAGGCCGCTCGAAGCTTTGATAAGAAGCCGCAGGGCAGCTCGGAATCACCGGAGGCTAAGAGGCAGGTGCGGAGCTTGCTTGCggctgcggaggaggaac GGATCCATGTTGCCTCTTCCCAGCCGGCTCACAAATACAGGTCTTTGCTGGACGAACCTTCAATTACTGTTACGAATCCATCCGGCGAGAAGGAACGGGTCAAACACAGCAGCAAGAACGTCATTCACCCAGCGACCAGCTTCGACACGCCGCCTAGCGGGACGCACACGCCAATGTATACCGACACGGAAGAGGACATCTCGGACATCAAGAGGGCGCAAAAGATGTCCTTTGCCATGACGCAGGTGATGGAAACGCCCGAGTCCCACAGGACGATCCAGATTATTACCAGAGGCGACTATGCTAAGCTTGTCAAggacgccgaggaggaacacCGACCTGCGAGGAAGTATTTGGTTGCTACGGATATGAGTGACGAGTCTACCCATGCGCTCGAGTGGGCTATTGGGACTGTGCTCCGGGATGGCGACACGCTGCTTGCCATTTACTGCGTGGACGAGGATGCTGGGATTGAGGCGAATCCGAACTCGGTGGTGCCGGATGAGTCCAAGGCGATGAAGGAGCAAGCGGCTGCCATCACGGCCGTGACGAACAATACCAGGCAGCCTGCTACACCGGGGGGGACTGCACTGCCTCTTAGGATCTCTTCGCTGGGTCACCAGGCGAGCGAGGTTAGTTTGAGCCCTGCGCCGTCGAGCATGGAGAGGAGCaaagcggaggaggagaggtatAGGGCGGTGAAGGATATCGGGGACAGAGCGATGAAGCTGCTGAGGAAGACGCGGTTGCAGGTCAGGGTGATTGTGGAGGTGCTGCACTGCAAGAACCCGAAGCATTTGATCACGGAGGTGATTGATTTGGTGAACCCGAC AGTGATACTTGGCTCTTTTTCGAACTATTTGGTAACTAAGAGTTCGGTTCCGGTCAtggtggcgaggaagaagcttAGGAAGCAGAGCAAGTACAAGAAGATTGCCGCCGGGGCGAGCCAGCACCAGGTGAACAATATTAACAACCCCACGGCGAGGAGTTTGGCGCAGGCCAAGATTGATTAG
- a CDS encoding hypothetical protein (BUSCO:EOG09264R1U; EggNog:ENOG503NXEV; antiSMASH:Cluster_6; COG:J) — MPPRLNLASAFRALSLRTTPASQQPLLSQKIAAAVPKLPTVSVARRFYSDNLTPENNNNNNDDQVPSSELAPPRSEEEEVVSLSQQQHKEDNLYALNRLELVAYGLKPFDAEEEGHKYGLPSLPLPSELHKDHRYDDVMGQITRLLMKDGKLSKAQRDMAMILNHLRTSPPPKLNPARPLIPGAPAPNFLPLDPVTYLRVAIDSVAPLVKIRGFRGLAGGGRNLEVPAPLAARQRRRTAFVWILDAVQKRKSKGSGRKMFPTRVAEEIIAVVEGRSGVWDKRAQVHKLGTATRANLMNNQIKNFL, encoded by the exons ATGCCCCCAAGGCTGAACCTCGCCTCGGCCTTCCGAGCCCTTTCTCTCCGGACCACCCccgccagccagcagccgTTATTATCACAAAAGATTGCCGCCGCGGTACCAAAGCTTCCCACGGTCTCAGTAGCGAGACGGTTTTATTCCGacaacctcacccccgagaacaacaacaataacaacgaTGATCAAGTACCCTCTTCCGAGCTAGCCCCCCCCAGatcagaggaggaggaagtggtcAGTCtcagccaacaacaacataaAGAAGACAACCTCTATGCTCTGAACAGGCTGGAGCTGGTGGCGTACGGACTCAAACCATttgacgccgaggaggaggggcacaAGTACGGGTTGCCCAGCCTGCCGCTGCCGAGCGAGCTGCACAAGGATCATCGGTATGATGATGTGATGGGGCAGATCacgaggttgttgatgaaggatGGGAAGTTGTCCAAGGCTCAAAGA GACATGGCAATGatcctcaaccacctccgcacctcccccccaccaaaactTAACCCTGCCCGTCCGTTGATTCCTGGTGCCCCGGCCCCGAATTTTCTTCCCCTCGATCCGGTGACTTACCTTCGTGTTGCGATTGATTCTGTCGCGCCGCTGGTGAAGATTAGGGGGTTTAGGGGTCtggcgggtggtggtaggAATCTGGAGGTTCCTGCACCGTTGGCggcgaggcagaggaggaggacggcgtTTGTGTGGATTTTGGACGCGGtgcagaagaggaagagtaAGGGGTCGGGGAGGAAGATGTTTCCGACGAGGGTGGCCGAGGAGATTATTGcggttgtggaggggaggagcgGGGTTTGGGACAAGAGGGCGCAGGTGCACAAGCTGGGGACGGCGACGAGAGCTAATTTGATGAATAATCAGATTAAGAACTTTTTGTAG
- a CDS encoding hypothetical protein (EggNog:ENOG503P6X0; antiSMASH:Cluster_6), translating to MAPKANTSKTPWQDSLESTCHGLQIAAPVFQIVSDRRGGRTAWSSRVTVYGVTHDARFWYDGKNVNNAKEDAAEVAYKWLNGASSNPSSPSTTRSAW from the exons ATGGCGCCCAAGGCCAACACTAGCAAGACTCCCTGGCAGGATTCCCTGGAGA GTACTTGCCACGGCCTTCAAATTGCCGCGCCGGTTTTCCAAATTGTGTCTGACCGACGAG GTGGGCGTACAGCATGGTCCAGCAGGGTTACCGTCTACGGAGTGACTCACGATGCCCGATTTTGGTACGATGGCAAGAACGTCAACAACGCCAAAGAAGATGCTGCTGAGGTTGCTTACAAATGGTTGAACGGCGCCTCTTCGAACCCCAGctcaccctccaccacccgaAGCGCATGGTAA
- a CDS encoding hypothetical protein (COG:E; antiSMASH:Cluster_6; EggNog:ENOG503NVAM), whose protein sequence is MPFDTELTRRLGIAVPVVQGGMQHVGYAEMASAVSNAGGLGIITALIFPEPEGLRQEIRKCRKLTSKPFGVNITLLPALVPPNYEAYAQVIIDEGVKIVETAGNSPGPVISKLKKAGCIVLHKCTTIRHAQSAVKLGVDFLSIDGFECAGHVGESDITNFILLSKARQTLKVPFIASGGFADGQGLAAALCLGACGVNMGTRFLCTVESPIHHNIKEQIVKAQETDTTLVLRRWRNTTRLYKNKVTEQALKVEQESKTGEFSEIAPYVSGKRGREVFINGDPEYGVWTAGQVIGLINDIPTCKDLVARIEKEAEDTLKERLALVKPAPKL, encoded by the exons ATGCCTTTCGACACGGAGTTGACCCGCCGGCTCGGCATCGCTG TCCCTGTTGTTCAGGGTGGCATGCAG CATGTTGGATACGCTGAGATGGCGAGCGCTGTGTCCAACGCCGGCGGCTTGGGCATTATTACTGCCCTCATCTTCCCAGAGCCCGAGGGCCTCCGCCAGGAGATCCGGAAGTGCCGGAAGCTGACCAGCAAGCCATTCGGTGTCAACATCACTCTTCTGCCTGCTCTCGTTCCCCCAAATTACGAGGCCTACGCCCAGGTCATCATTGACGAGGGCGTCAAGATCGTCGAGACTGCCGGCAACTCTCCCGGGCCTGTGATTtccaagctcaagaaggccgGCTGCATTGTCCTCCACAAGTGCACAACGATCAGGCATGCCCAGTCCGCCGTTAAGCTCGGCGTCGACTTTTTGAGCATTGATGGTTTCGAGTGCGCTGG CCACGTTGGTGAATCAGACATCACCAACTttatcctcctcagcaaggCGCGCCAAACCCTCAAGGTGCCCTTCATCGCCTCTGGTGGCTTTGCTGATGGCCAAGGTCTGGCCGCCGCCCTGTGCCTCGGTGCCTGCGGCGTCAACATGGGCACCCGGTTCCTGTGCACGGTCGAGTCCCCTatccaccacaacatcaaGGAGCAGATTGTCAAGGCGCAGGAGACCGACACCACGCTCGTCCTCCGCCGGTGGCGCAACACCACCCGTCTGTACAAGAACAAGGTGACGGAACAGGCGCTCAAGGTTGAGCAGGAGAGCAAGACGGGCGAGTTCTCCGAGATTGCTCCCTATGTCAGCGGAAAGCGCGGCAGAGAGGTGTTCATCAACGGAGACCCAGAGTACGGTGTCTGGACTGCTGGTCAGGTTATCGGTCTCATCAACGACATCCCGACCTGCAAGGACCTGGTTGCGAGAAtcgagaaggaggccgaggataCTCTCAAGGAGCGACTTGCGTTGGTTAAGCCGGCGCCTAAGCTATAG
- the PEX11 gene encoding Peroxisomal membrane protein PMP27 (antiSMASH:Cluster_6; EggNog:ENOG503NWIA; COG:U; BUSCO:EOG0926436T), with the protein MVADAVIYHPTITHYLKFVSTTVGRDKLLRTLQYFARFYAWYLLRTNATKTAIQPWETMKKQFGLVRKVLRAGKNVEHFKAAALAADNKTMDPVLRYTAVGRQLGYAGYLSMDLLTLLDATGIKKSSNAKRLQQEAYRFWAAGITFSIVGQLYTLWQLKKREEKVDRKEGEGVVEGKRIAKERAASRLQLTSDLCDITVPLSALAWVNFDDGIVGLAGTVSSLLGVYSQWNKTA; encoded by the exons ATGGTCGCCGACGCAGTAATCtaccaccccaccatcacccactaCCTCAAGTTCGTCAGCACCACCGTCGGCCGCGACAAGCTCCTCCGCACGCTCCAGTACTTTGCCCGCTTCTACGCCTGGTACCTCCTCCGCACCAACGCGACCAAGACGGCCATCCAACCATGGGAGACCATGAAGAAGCAGTTCGGCCTCGTCCGCAAGGTCCTCCGCGCGGGCAAAAACGTCGAGCACTTCAAGGCTGCCGCGCTGGCGGCGGACAACAAGACGATGGACCCTGTGCTGAGATACACTGCCGTGGGGAGACAGCTCGGTTACGCGGGGTATCTCTCGATGGATCTGCTGACGTTGCTGGATGCGACGGGGATCAAGAAGAGCTCTAACGCGAAGAGGCTGCAGCAGGAGGCGTATAGGTTTTGGGCGGCGGGGATTACGTTTAGTATTGTTGGGCAGCTGTATACGCTTTGGcagttgaagaagagggaggagaaggttgatcggaaggagggggagggggtggtggaggggaagaggattGCCAA GGAACGTGCGGCTAGCAGGTTGCAGCTTACTTCGGATCTCTGCGACATTACTGTTCCTCTTTCTGCTCTGGCCTGGGTCAACTTTGATGATGGCATTGTTGGTTTGGCTGGTACCGTCAGCAGCTTGCTGGGTGTGTACTCGCAGTGGAACAAGACCGCCTAG
- a CDS encoding hypothetical protein (SMCOG1024:chalcone and stilbene synthase domain protein; antiSMASH:Cluster_6; EggNog:ENOG503NYSF; COG:H): MSVSTEARELGLSILGLGTRYPPYTLDSRAVEELSKRYHPETPAMQKVLAINRFTGIDKRSSIGRPDHWLVNQPEPPTIAQLHDVFMSDGVPLAISASKEALAEAHINDVSQITHMVSATCTDSANPGYDHYVAKALGLSPFVEKTLLHGVGCSGGLAALRTAANLCLGHSTRGLPARILVVALEISTTLVRSELESIHSNQETRIGVCLFSDCASAVVVSNDIPFSPTEPLPPPVYSLLDWRHQTVPDTEQDLGFDTHPQGWKVVLSPRVPNLTASVLEPTYNSLMSGKKLPEGYGSPKDFDWAMHPGGATILTGAEKVLGIQPEHMRASYDTYVNHGNSSSATIFSVLNRLRGKEMDGVAPGGRGARELVVGCAFGPGITVEMCLLRRNLSRTEGGRKGMETPPETEESSEDGEGGREVSEEEKKGSEVSEEEKKGSEVSEEKKGSEEEAFIAKALESVELD, from the exons ATGTCTGTCTCGACGGAAGCCAGAGAGCTGGGTCTCTCCATCCTGGGCCTGGGAACCCGATACCCTCCTTACACTCTTGACTCCCGCGCGGTCGAGGAACTGAGCAAGCGCTACCATCCGGAAACACCAGC CATGCAAAAAGTCCTCGCCATCAACCGCTTCACCGGCATCGACAAGCGCTCCTCCATAGGCCGACCGGACCACTGGCTCGTAAACCAACCCGAACCACCAACGATCGCCCAACTCCACGATGTCTTCATGTCCGACGGTGtccccctcgccatctcggcctcgaAAGAAGCACTTGCCGAAGCGCACATCAACGACGTATCACAAATCACCCACATGGTCTCAGCAACCTGCACTGATTCTGCCAACCCAGGATACGACCACTACGTCGCCAAAGCCCTCGGTCTCTCTCCATTCGTTGAGAAAACTCTGCTTCATGGCGTTGGTTGCTCAGGTGGCTTGGCAGCGCTGAGAACAGCAGCCAATCTCTGCCTAGGCCATAGCACGAGGGGATTGCCCGCGAGGATATTGGTTGTTGCGTTGGAGATCTCCACGACGTTAGTCCGCTCGGAGCTGGAATCCATACATAGTAATCAGGAGACGAGAATTGGGGTTTGTTTGTTCAGCGACTGCGCCTCGGCGGTAGTCGTCTCAAACGACATCCCCTTTTCACCAACCGAGCCGTTACCGCCACCAGTCTATAGCCTTCTCGACTGGAGGCACCAAACCGTCCCCGACACGGAACAAGACCTCGGCTTTGACACGCACCCTCAAGGCTGGAAAGTAGTTCTTTCCCCTCGCGTCCCGAACCTCACAGCGTCGGTCTTGGAACCGACGTATAACTCGTTAATGTCGGGAAAGAAGCTCCCGGAGGGGTATGGCTCGCCAAAGGACTTTGACTGGGCGATGCACCCGGGGGGAGCGACGATTCTGACGGGGGCCGAGAAGGTGCTGGGGATACAGCCGGAGCATATGAGGGCGAGCTATGATACGTATGTCAATCATGGAAACTCGAGCTCGGCGACGATTTTTAGCGTGCTAAATcggttgagggggaaggagatggaCGGGGTGGCtccgggggggaggggggcgagggagtTGGTTGTGGGTTGTGCTTTTGGGCCGGGGATCACGGTGGAGATGTGTCTGTTGAGGAGGAATCTGAGCAGGacggaaggggggaggaaggggatggaGACGCCGccggagacggaggagagcagtgaggatggggagggggggcgtgaggtgagcgaggaggagaagaaggggagtgaggtgagcgaggaggagaagaaggggagtgAGGTGagtgaggagaagaaggggagcgaggaggaggcgtttATAGCTAAGGCGTTGGAGAGTGTAGAGCTGGACTGA